One part of the Lotus japonicus ecotype B-129 chromosome 2, LjGifu_v1.2 genome encodes these proteins:
- the LOC130741024 gene encoding monooxygenase 2-like isoform X2, producing MVVKTEDGRELRSFNFKEEDQSQEVRAVERRVLLETLAGHLPQDTIQYSSRLASIEATPNGDTLLELVDGSKLLAKIVIGCDGIRSPIAKWMGFPEPKYAGHCAFRGLASYPDGQPFGPRVNYIYGRGLRAGYVPVSPTKVYWFICFNSPSPGPKITDASVLKNQAKELVRNWSSELLNIMDSTPDDTIIRTPLADRWLWPSITPPASAGRVVVVGDAWHPMTPNLGQGACCALEDAVVLAKKLALAIKSEDPSSVEGALMSYGSERWSRVFPLTVRAYLVGSVLQWGNPLVCSVRNNIVLPKLVKLGPMLEHTNFTCESL from the exons ATGGTGGTGAAAACCGAGGACGGGAGGGAACTACGCTCCTTCAATTTCAAAGAAGAGGATCAAAG CCAAGAGGTGCGTGCAGTGGAGAGGAGAGTACTCTTGGAAACCTTGGCTGGTCACCTCCCTCAGGATACGATTCAATATTCTTCACGGCTAGCAAGCATTGAAGCAACTCCAAACGGGGATACCTTATTGGAACTGGTTGATGGATCTAAGCTGCTTGCAAAG ATTGTGATAGGGTGTGATGGGATTCGATCACCAATAGCCAAGTGGATGGGGTTTCCTGAGCCTAAGTATGCTGGTCACTGTGCTTTCCGTGGACTTGCATCTTACCCAGATGGACAACCTTTTGGACCAAGAGTGAACTACATCTATGGAAGAGGGTTACGTGCTGGATATGTTCCTGTTTCTCCAACCAAAGTTTACTGGTTTATCTGCTTCAACAGTCCATCTCCAG GTCCAAAAATAACAGATGCATCAGTGCTCAAGAATCAAGCTAAGGAACTAGTCAGGAACTGGTCTTCAGAGCTATTAAACATAATGGATTCTACACCAGATGACACTATCATTAGGACTCCATTGGCGGATCGATGGCTTTGGCCATCCATAACTCCACCTGCTTCTGCAGGCAGGGTTGTGGTGGTTGGAGACGCGTGGCACCCAATGACTCCGAATCTCGGCCAAGGAGCTTGTTGTGCGCTCGAGGATGCAGTGGTTCTCGCTAAAAAGCTCGCCTTAGCCATCAAGTCTGAAGACCCTTCTTCTGTGGAAGGAGCTTTGATGTCCTATGGCTCTGAAAGATGGTCTCGAGTGTTTCCACTAACTGTGCGTGCATACCTTGTGGGTTCCGTTTTGCAGTGGGGGAACCCATTGGTGTGTTCTGTTAGGAACAACATTGTCTTGCCTAAGCTAGTCAAGCTAGGACCGATGCTGGAGCATACAAATTTTACATGTGAGAGTCTATAA
- the LOC130741024 gene encoding monooxygenase 2-like isoform X1, producing the protein MATTTTTTSSFVFLKSPASTFLMHNDHFRYGNGARRRRSSKPIIIKAQSEVRKEHVVIVGGGIAGLATALSLHRLGVRSLVLEQAESLRTGGTSLTLMKNGWRVLDAIGVANELRPQFLEIQGMVVKTEDGRELRSFNFKEEDQSQEVRAVERRVLLETLAGHLPQDTIQYSSRLASIEATPNGDTLLELVDGSKLLAKIVIGCDGIRSPIAKWMGFPEPKYAGHCAFRGLASYPDGQPFGPRVNYIYGRGLRAGYVPVSPTKVYWFICFNSPSPGPKITDASVLKNQAKELVRNWSSELLNIMDSTPDDTIIRTPLADRWLWPSITPPASAGRVVVVGDAWHPMTPNLGQGACCALEDAVVLAKKLALAIKSEDPSSVEGALMSYGSERWSRVFPLTVRAYLVGSVLQWGNPLVCSVRNNIVLPKLVKLGPMLEHTNFTCESL; encoded by the exons ATGGCTACAACAACAACGACAACCTCGTCTTTTGTTTTTCTGAAATCTCCTGCCTCAACATTTCTCATGCACAATGATCATTTTCGTTATGGAAATGGAGCCCGGAGAAGGAGAAGTTCCAAACCCATCATCATCAAGGCTCAATCTgaggtcagaaaagaacatGTAGTCATCGTGGGTGGTGGAATCGCAGGACTCGCAACTGCTCTATCACTTCACAG GCTTGGGGTTCGGTCCCTGGTGCTGGAACAGGCAGAGTCTCTTCGAACCGGTGGAACTTCACTCACCCTTATGAAGAACGGGTGGAGGGTGCTTGATGCAATCGGAGTAGCTAATGAACTTAGACCTCAATTCTTGGAAATTCAAGG GATGGTGGTGAAAACCGAGGACGGGAGGGAACTACGCTCCTTCAATTTCAAAGAAGAGGATCAAAG CCAAGAGGTGCGTGCAGTGGAGAGGAGAGTACTCTTGGAAACCTTGGCTGGTCACCTCCCTCAGGATACGATTCAATATTCTTCACGGCTAGCAAGCATTGAAGCAACTCCAAACGGGGATACCTTATTGGAACTGGTTGATGGATCTAAGCTGCTTGCAAAG ATTGTGATAGGGTGTGATGGGATTCGATCACCAATAGCCAAGTGGATGGGGTTTCCTGAGCCTAAGTATGCTGGTCACTGTGCTTTCCGTGGACTTGCATCTTACCCAGATGGACAACCTTTTGGACCAAGAGTGAACTACATCTATGGAAGAGGGTTACGTGCTGGATATGTTCCTGTTTCTCCAACCAAAGTTTACTGGTTTATCTGCTTCAACAGTCCATCTCCAG GTCCAAAAATAACAGATGCATCAGTGCTCAAGAATCAAGCTAAGGAACTAGTCAGGAACTGGTCTTCAGAGCTATTAAACATAATGGATTCTACACCAGATGACACTATCATTAGGACTCCATTGGCGGATCGATGGCTTTGGCCATCCATAACTCCACCTGCTTCTGCAGGCAGGGTTGTGGTGGTTGGAGACGCGTGGCACCCAATGACTCCGAATCTCGGCCAAGGAGCTTGTTGTGCGCTCGAGGATGCAGTGGTTCTCGCTAAAAAGCTCGCCTTAGCCATCAAGTCTGAAGACCCTTCTTCTGTGGAAGGAGCTTTGATGTCCTATGGCTCTGAAAGATGGTCTCGAGTGTTTCCACTAACTGTGCGTGCATACCTTGTGGGTTCCGTTTTGCAGTGGGGGAACCCATTGGTGTGTTCTGTTAGGAACAACATTGTCTTGCCTAAGCTAGTCAAGCTAGGACCGATGCTGGAGCATACAAATTTTACATGTGAGAGTCTATAA